The Cicer arietinum cultivar CDC Frontier isolate Library 1 chromosome 1, Cicar.CDCFrontier_v2.0, whole genome shotgun sequence genome contains the following window.
ttaatattattaatattttattgagagTAAAGATTGAACCTGCCATCTTCGTATCGCTGCACACCCTAACTCTTTCATCTTAAGTTTAATCTCCAAATTAACTTTATATCTCttaaaaattaagagaaattGTACAAGTAAATAATGATATATCAATTGAGATACTTAATTATATGAAAAGATCAAAGGTCTCTTTAGGAGGAAGATTTATGAAGGTTTGAGAGGAGAAAGTTTTAAAggttaaatctatatttttatatttgaaatttttaaatagtaatCAGATGTACCATTACATAACATCTCAATCACATTTCTTCCCCATCTCAATttctaaatctatatttttataacttacttaattttaaaaagaaaaataggacATTTCCTCCCCTCTAAATACTCCCTCCCAAACAAagcctctttttttttttcttccaaatacatatattatttataagatttaataGAAATAAGCTTTATAAGTTGCGTAAATAAAACTCCATTAATAGCCGTAAAAATATTGAGATGTAAAAATCGGAGTTCAAATATGAGATTCTTTATTTCTCTATGCTTAACATGAGCAAGAATCAAGTTACTTtggaaattttatttgttattaattgtgTATATAAAGTAAATTCTTAATAATACGTAATTTTCAATATGtgctcaaataatttttatttaaagttacaATTAGAGCTGAGAATATATCTCATCAAGTTAGACTTTGCAAGGCTTGAGCATgactttgtttaaaaaaattaaggcaTGTGATCtatcatagatttttttttaagtctgaGTCTAACTTTTATAGTACCACATGGTAGCCAATTGAAAAACTTAATtcatattaacattttaaataagcatttagatatattttgtaatagattaataaattaatatattaataaaattaaatatatttttttatattttcacatgatattttatagaatttgattatatgtataatattttaattctattttattattagcaGTGTGAATATGTTGGATTGGATTATATCTTACTTAAATAGGTCATGTGTACTTACAAAAGCTTGAGTTTCACATATTATAtgtcaaatatttgtttatttatttattttataaaaaataataaattttattataattaattcacacaatTATAAAGTAGATTTCGAAACAAAACATCTAATTTAAggatattaaaaattttattttaagtattgaTCAAAGCTTATTTTATATCACAGCGTATAAAATAGATCTTTCACATATCTCTAAAAAGcaataaaaattgtaaattttgttCAACCTGAACAACCTAAcatcctttttcttctttttttttcaacaaacttgctttatatataaacaataattattaacaaaataaaataataagatacAAACTTTTATAATACACTGTTCGtgatagagaaaaataaatatgaaaaaaaagaaaaaaaaattagagttcaaaattttaataaaagttattttatcaTAGAAATATacatagtttaaaaaaaaattaatgcacAAATATGTGGTGATGAGTCTTTTatgataattatatatatatatatctaaatattatattttaatttatatatatatatattaatatagaaAGGTTAAATTTAAtctacttaaataaataaagtttttaaaaaaatttaacttaataattgaataaatagaTCAAATAACCTATTTCCACCGCTAATTACAAAGACTTAAATATTTCTAGTAGCAACGTCGGTAAGTGATGTAACAACTCTGCATTAGTTTGAATCTCTTTCAACAggttttgaatttgatttacaACTCTTCTTTTTAGATCTTGAATTCAACTTTGAAAACTTAGGCGACAATGATTTCTTAAAGGAAAAGCTTTATCATTCACACGATcctattgaaaataaattagtcTATGTCATAACACATCCAATGTCCTAATTTTTTCCTATAAAAGTATATAAAGTGAATTTTAAGCAGATCAGATCTACCCACAAGAATATTCTAAGGAGATACAACCATCACGTTAGgaataaatattagttatacttattctagtcacagaaataaataaaaataattatttttgtggttataaaaaaattaatgaaattcaattaatttttttatagtttatataaaaattaatttaaattattaaattgatttttgaatttcaaacatttaatagtcaatattaaatatattttattaaagtaaagatgtaaattaagaataaaaatattaatattaaataagtttaagagaattaattttattttataataacgaTAAGGAAACACTATTAAAGAAATGAATTATTGCATGAAAGTTGTAGGGTCACAAAAAAGTGATTAAAAGCCATAAGCAAAAAAACGTTGTGGTTAATAACAGAAACAGGTGTCAAGAAAAACTACAAAGCGTGTCACTAAATTATAAATACTCGAACTCTAAAAGCctcacaaaaaaaataaaaaataaaaagcacagatcagaaagaaaaaaaaaacaccggAACCTCTTTTACAATCCTTGTTAATTCTGCTTGTCATCCTTAACCATTACGAAAGTGAAGTGTAGAAATGGTGTCTTCGAAGGGTGGTAGTGTTGAATTGTTGAGAAAAGTGTTGGGTTTGGGTTATTGGGTACAAGGATTGAGATGTTTTCCATGGTTAGTTGTGAGTTTCTTTCTTAAAGATGGTCTTAATGTGAATCCTTCTATTCTTCAAATTCTTCAGAGTTCAGCCAATCTTCCTATGGTTGGAAAACCCATTTATGGTCTTGTTTCAGATTCTGTTTACATCTATGGTCAGCATCGTGTTCCTTACATCGCTCTTGGAGGTAAACTAATATAACATCGCATTCCACTTTATAATCTCTATACCCTTTTTAATTTTCTCTCTGATTTTGATTATACAAAGTAAATTTGTACACTTTTAACTATTTCATGATTTGGGTTAGTTGATATTGTGGTGAATTACTGTTTTGTTGCTTTCCTTGATAATTGGAATTGAGAATTTgttgtttcttctttttaaaaaaattaaaggaaggAAGAATGCATGAATGATCCTTTTTTGTGTATaacattttcaaataatttgatttttaagaacGGGGTTTGGTGTGAGTAGAACTTTTATATTTTGTGAATGGTATCTCAATGAGTTTGGCAGAATCACGGTGAACCATCGTGATTTTGTTTTAGTTACAACAATGAGTTTCGTGTGTGTAAAACTTTTATATTATGTGAAATGTATACATGTTTGGTTTCCCAGTAGAATGGACAAAATCATAGTGATCCATCCATTGTGGTTTTGCAAAAGCTATTCACTGTAGCTTTGCAAATTCACAAATTCAAGGTGGTTCAACGCGATTTTTCCAATTCTACTGGAAAGCTAAACACAGGCATAACTTTTGTATAATCACAGTGGTTCATCGTGTTTCTGGCAAGGCCATTGTGATACCAAACATACATCAAAGAGTTTGGTTGAAATCCCCttgaatttaagtttttatgTTGAGCATAACTCATTCTTATAAAACACGCCTTGTTGCTTCATTATTTCTTTTTAGTGTGAgacttggtttttttttttttttctgatacATTCTCTCACACCTAAGACTATTGAGCATGATGCGTGGATATTTTGGTGAGTGACTTGAATTGATAGACTTTGATACaatattagatttttataaAACCCTAATATTGAATGTGGGTCTTTTTGGGATTTTTTGGAAAAGCATAAAGAAAAAGGAGTTAAAACAAAGTGATATTGAAATTccagttttgaaaaataatgagGTTGAGTTATCTGGTTTTTTGTTGCTTTGTATCGACATATTTGAGATAATctctcaattttatatttttctgtttatagatttgtttttattttccatGTATTGTAATGCAGTATGTCGTGATACCCAAGTTTTTTGTGGGTAAGTGGTAACACATTATCCATTTTTCCCTGCATCTATCCAAAATCAGAAAAGGAATATTTCAGATTCTGGCTAGTAATGAATCCTAAAAGAAAGAATAAATCCAAATCCAGATTCACAAGGAAACAGAAGATGCTTGAATATAACATGCTTCTTAAAATCAACACAAAATCTATGGTTAGGAACTATTTAAATGAATGGATGTCGTTGTTGCTTGAACATAAAGACAGAATATATACTTTGTTAGCTTCTTTATGAAGGAAGGGTAAAAGATTACAATTATTTCTAGGAAGTGGAAAATAGGTCAATGGTAAATTGATTGAGTTTGTTTCATATATAAGAAAAGAAAGGATAGGAAGATGGGTGGTAAGGAATCATCCTGAGGCAAACTTATACGAAAACTGGTGATCAAAAAGAAACTAAGCTAATGCAGAGCAAGATTATACTCAAAATGTCCATGAAACATATCAGCTTAGTGGTAAAAATTTGACCTTGTAGACGAAGTTGAAATCCCCCGGAGACAGTTGTAAAGGGGTCAGTAGCGCcaacttaattaataataattttcctctttcccaatttattaaaaaaacaaatgcaCTTCAATCACATCTAGGAAGATACTGTGTTGAAAACTAAATAGAGGCATTCTTTTTATTGCATTTCTAATTTCTACACCAGTGattcatatataactaaattctTAAATACTTCTTCAAATTTGTTTATGCAGCTTTGTTGCAGGCATTATCATGGTTAGCAATAGCAATATCTCCATCAAGCATATCTATTTTCTCTATCTCAATATACCTCCTCCTTAGTAATCTTGGCGCTTCAATAGCCGAGGTAGCAAACGATGCCATCGTTGCAGAGATGGGCAAACCACCTCCTTCTTCAAAAAAGCACTCTAAACCATCTTCCTCCGGCAGCCTCCAATCATTTGTTTGGATAGCTTCCTCTGTAGGAGGAGTCCTCGGCAACCTTCTTGGCGGCATTTTCATCGGCCGGCTCTCCTCACAATCCATGTTTATGTTTTTTAGTCTTCTCGTCACTCTCCAATTCTTCATAACTGTTTCGGTTAGCGAGAGCTCTCTCAAACTTCCAAAGAATCCGTCCCTCGGGATAAGGAAACAACTTTCAGAACTATCAGCCGCGCTAAGAAAACCCGAAATTGCTTATTCAATCTCATGGTTTGCATTATCTTACGCCGCTATTCCCGCACTTACTGGAACCATGTTCTTTTACCAGACGCAATACTTGAAAATCGACTCGTCGGTATTAGGTATCTCCAAGGTGTTTGGTCAAGCAACAATGCTTCTATGGGGTGTTATATACAATCGATACCTGAAATCTGTCTCGCCAAGAAAACTTATATCAGCCATTCAAGCAACGATGGCATTCTTAATGATTTCAGATTTCTTGTTCGTGCGCGGTTTCTACAGACAAATCGGCATGCCAGACACACTCTATGTTGTGATTTTCTCAGGATTCTTGGAGGTTCTATTCTTCTTTAAGATTCTACCATTCACCGTGTTAATAGCACAGCTATGTCCACAAGGTTGTGAAGGTTCAATAATGGCATTTCTTATGTCTGCTGTTGCATTGGCATTCATTGTGAGTGGATACCTTGGTGTTGCACTTGCTTCATATATCAAGATAACAGGAAGTGATTTTTCAGGATTTCCACTTGGACTTTTGATACAAGCTGCATGCACTTTGTTGCCAATATTTTGGTCATCATGCATACCTGAATATGTAAAAACAAAGGACAATCGTAAAGACTAATGTATTAGCACTAGCTTTTGGAAATGTGATAGTGATTCAGTgtgatttatgtttatttagttGCCTTACAACATCCACAGTGGAGATACTTAAAAGTAGATATTGCGTGTTTAGATaactcattttataattttttattgtcgATGTTTAATAAgtattcaataaaatttattgaatgaGTCTCACTAataactcaatattattatatttcaaacaacaataatttattaCGTATGACCGACACAAATTTCATAGCCAACCTTCTCTTTCTCTATAAGCATCCAAAAGGATTTATCTGCAATGGAAGTAACGATTTAACTTGGTGCAGAATAGGTGAAGAAGTCACCATTGTGGATATTCTTATGCATTGGCTGGTTTACAGTAACCAAATAAGGGATTGAAGTGACCAAAAAGCGAAGAGTAATGTAGCTTGGTGGCTTGGGAGAATCATAAGGGGTTGGAGTGATAAGGAGGAGCTCATGATTGACTTCAACTATCTCACTGATGAAATAACAACTAATAAAGATTCATTGGGTTTAATGGGAACAAGTTTGTTTGCCTCAAGGT
Protein-coding sequences here:
- the LOC101511158 gene encoding probable folate-biopterin transporter 7 produces the protein MVSSKGGSVELLRKVLGLGYWVQGLRCFPWLVVSFFLKDGLNVNPSILQILQSSANLPMVGKPIYGLVSDSVYIYGQHRVPYIALGALLQALSWLAIAISPSSISIFSISIYLLLSNLGASIAEVANDAIVAEMGKPPPSSKKHSKPSSSGSLQSFVWIASSVGGVLGNLLGGIFIGRLSSQSMFMFFSLLVTLQFFITVSVSESSLKLPKNPSLGIRKQLSELSAALRKPEIAYSISWFALSYAAIPALTGTMFFYQTQYLKIDSSVLGISKVFGQATMLLWGVIYNRYLKSVSPRKLISAIQATMAFLMISDFLFVRGFYRQIGMPDTLYVVIFSGFLEVLFFFKILPFTVLIAQLCPQGCEGSIMAFLMSAVALAFIVSGYLGVALASYIKITGSDFSGFPLGLLIQAACTLLPIFWSSCIPEYVKTKDNRKD